TTGCATGATTACCATTTGTACGAGAACTCTGGGCAAAACCTTGTTTTGCTCGTACAGTATAAGAGTGGAAAGTCTTATGCACGATAGGCTCACCATCTACGATTAAAGCGAGCAGATATAATGATTACACTCATCAGAAAAATATTCTTCAGATGCGTACCCTGAAATACAGCTGCAGCGAAGTGTCCACCGCCGACCATGATCACCGTCCACTTGGTCTTTTTACCACTATCCAGTGCCTGGGTAATCATTTCGATGTCTTTTTCAGGAATGTCCTAAAACGTAATTGCATATCTCCCGATCTGGCAATATACTGAGCACGCGCCAAGTGACTCTAACAAAGTAGAgcaaatttcaagataataCTTTGCGCAAGTATATCTTTCTAGCAAGCATATGTAAAAGCCATTTTGCAATAGCGTACTCATAAGTGGATATAAGGTGCAGTTGTATGTCGATTTCTTTGTCATTGCAGATTAGCTtcaatctcagtttaactttcttttatctttctctagttttaagaataaaaaaactcgagattaaaattaatatatgttgATAATATTAGTTTATGTTGAAAAGGATATGTAACtgcattttacaatattttacaatcacTTATGATTACGCTATTGTAAAACAGCTTTTATAGTAACAGTAGCAGTAATTGTAGCAAAGCACAAGTCTACTAGGCGCTTCTCTAATTGACAAAACGATCTTGCTAACGATAACAAACCTTCTTGTGATGCAGCAGACATCGATAGATGCTAAATATGTTGCCGTCGTCGTTCTCGAAGAACACCTTGGTGTGACGACTCGCCACAACCTGCAGCTTTCGCTCCTTGGACATCTCCTCGTTATACTCCGTATCTGAAATATCCGACTCGATTGCCTTGCCGCGTCTTTCTGACGCCTTCCTAGACCTGCCGAGTCCAGTCTTGCTTGGTGGCTCGTTCTTGGCGGTTTGATCGTTAGACGAGGTCCCAGTCTCCGAAGTACCAGCATCGTCCTCGTTCTCGGACTCTACCTCGCTACCAGACAGGCTAGACATGTCGCCTACAAAATTCTCACATGCCTAACTTGTTTCCACCACCGTCCTAAAGCCTGCACATCGTCGCCGTGTACTTCATCTCAGACTGTACCTTCGCCAGCCAACCTATTGAAACTATCCTCGCTAATCGACTTCAAACCATTCAGATGTTGCTTGAGATTGTAACGATGCCAATCCAGTTTGTAGTGGAGTCTCTGTTGAACCTTGTTCTCGAACTCGGTGTTACAGTAGGAGCAACACAAAGAGTCAGATACCACCAGTTGGCTCATTATCTGCTCGGTATCATCAGGCACTGCAAAATAGAAGAACTCATGAGGAACATTGCCAAACCATTAGCCACAGATATTTTCTGTATCTTTCTTAGGTGTATCAAGAGATTGAAGATAATTTTTGAGagtaatcttaaaaaataatatttaatttctttcagtTCCTATAATTAAGTCTTATCTCTTGCAGCCCAAagatatcatttaattttttgatattaaattcaattgattATATTAGGCACGAAAGCAAAGTCTTCATTAATAATCCTTCTAATCCTCTAATATATCAATCATacctttgtatttttaatataactgaaTCTACAGTATATTAATGTGGAAAAAAATCCTTATTAAATCACATAATCTAATCTCTGCAACATgttatatgatattaaataacattctcAACACAAGAGAACCATtgtcacttttaaatttaaaaaaattttaaagactacacacacacagaaaagtttcaattttactAGGAAAGCGATTTCTCAATCAATTTGCTTCTCttcattaaaataacaattatttgtaataaataatactttcttGACAAGTCTTAaaatcatcacaaattttacaatactcATTACCatctaagtaaaaaaatatttataagaaaaaatgccTTAGTAACCaaatataaacttattttttttatattaaaatttaattgtaatcttaaatattaaaatttcataataaaaactatatttattactttcaaatatcttttttattatattataatttaattttgtaatcttaaataattaaaattagaattgaactttaatatcataataaaaaaagcacTTGTGtgattaataagtttttttgtttaaatatccAGGAATTCTAAAGAGAAAGATATATATAGGTACATATACATACCAATCACTAAAATTTTTACCTTCGTCTTTCAAAAAATAGtcaaattttagaataaaaattagaataaacaaatcaaatttttaacatttttgactggagtattaaattactaaaattctatatatttggaatgtatttgaaataaatttgatgcttacAAAACACTTGTAAACATCATTTACTCGATTCAAGTAACATACAGTATGCCTTTCTCTGTGTGTGCATTCCGATACGGACTCCAAGTTTCCTTCACTCTGCAAGCCTTTGAATCGAGCGATCTACAAAAACATCGAAATCTGACATTTCGATAAGCGTGATCGGTTATTTGGAAAGAGCAGTTACGcttcttcaaaatataaaaccTGCTCGGTGTCTTGTCTACATCACATATGTGATTCTCGTCCCGTTCTACACTTTCTGCACCCAGTTCGAACGCCTATTTCCATCCAGGAGCAGATTTCTGAAGCGGAACAAAGCGGAGCAGCGTCTACTCCAGTGGAATATAAACAAACGCATGCCCGGACTGTGATCGCAGTTTCCATCTGCTCGTTTAACCTACGCGGTACGCAGCTCACCGTAGGAGGATGACGATTGCATGCACCGCGCGACCTTGATGCCCCTGGTGATCCGGCTGAAATCGTCAAAGTTGTGGATCTTGTAGACCTGGTGATCCGTCGTTTTCGCGGCTTCGGTCGCGATCTCACCGAGTGAATGCGTCTCGTTCGCCATCGTGGGGAAAAAACGGAGCAGACAGACGGATGAATCGACACAGAAAATTAACGGACGAAACGGCCGAAGGATTCGCCAAAGCTCACGCACAATACACTGTGACAAGCACCGCGTACTGATGTTTCGTCACTTCGTGCAACGCGCAAGCCCCTCGCGATTGCGTCATCTGCCGCGCGTACCAACGTGCGCGGACGCATTGTTACTGGGCGGGACATTCGAACGGGTTAAGATTAAATCGCATATGCGATTACAAGCGGAAGTAATTCATCTTTTATTAAACAGGGTTTTGTTCTTGCGGACGCCGAAGAACTCGTGCCGCACGCGTACagcaataatatttacaataaggCGCAGCTTATACTCTATTAATACATACTCTCTCTTTTCAAATGTCTATGTtagtatatcttatttttaaaaaaataaaacattttttcatagcGTACCTTATTTCGTAATATTAATCCTGCGACTGGGAAAGACGAGACTCTTATCGCGCGATAAACCTTTGAGAATTACTCTAAGTTCATATAATTTTCTCTGAAACATAACACTTATTTCTTGTGTTCCccaatgtttacaaaaaatgttttgtaatttttataagttttataatgtcataaatttttataaacatttatactTGAAAGTCGTAATTTCAATCTTGATATTTAGAGCTGCCATGGAACTCTCCATTTGAATctgttgaaattatttaaatgcgtAAATATACACTTGCACATGTGTGCCTCGGAAGCTCGTTTCTTCTCGCGATATTCTTAGCTACCTAAAGAGAGACTTCAACCGTTTTCAAAAATGTGTTCTACATCCAGAAAACGatgtgttaaatattaaatataatgtcaCTCATAGCCTTACATATTTTTCAGCCATTTATCCTTAGTAAGcatgcaaaaatatatatattctgtatACAAAGTAAATTTGTACGTCGCAACACTTATTCCTATACAGCTTACAATAAATATGCCCTTTCATCAGATAATTCATCAGTCTTAAACAGCAACAATactaactatatataatttggaaaagaGAGTATGGAAccgtatgtattttttttgtactaCAACGTTTTTGGTCGTTGCGTATAGTGCAACCTCACTTTAATACTTTCTGCACATTAGTAGCGATAACTACCAGTATATATGGAAGTAGAACGAGTTCTTTGCATACTAATCGCATTCAAAGTTCCTCGCATTTTTGGAAATATGCTTCTACGCGTTTTTGCGACATTTGATTTGACTTCCTCGAAGACAACAGTTACTTACGAAAGCATTGCGTAGCATGTTAATCTACAAAGAGCTACAAAACCAAGATTCTCTATCATTAGTATCCTTTTTTGTATACAAGAGCTACTCATAAATAAACGCAGTGCCACCGACAACATAAAttagtgaaataaatataatactatataaataaaaaaataaaaaaaatagaacctTCCTTTAAAAATCGAAGACATCTTCCATTGATTTAGAGACACATGTAGACAAAACATAATATCCCATTTAGCACACcgactaaataatttatttgtatccTCGAGCTGCCACGTATTCTGAAATAACAAGCGATATTAAAAGAGTAAATCATGATGAGTATCAGATTATCTTACATCTtctaacaaatttataacaaacaatagaaaatatattgtatttttataatttttattattcattataaatttattagaaaaagcGTAGAATTatctgacaaatttttaaatatttttgatatatttttattatgcttcCATACGCGTTCTaatcaataattatacattgtataattaaaaaatgcattcaattacgaatattttactttctaaaataaGAGGGACTGTAGTTTAGGACTGTAGTTAAATAGAATGGataaatatgtaacattaaataGAATCCAAAACTTTACCTCTGCTTAGAAGGACTAAAAGGAGACGGTGGGTTGACACCGGGTTCACTGCTGTCCTTGTAAAGGATGAACCAAGTGAAACCTGTTATCACAAGTCCGCTCATCGTCGCTTTCAATAGCCACCCGTATTTCCCATAAAAAGTGGCGAGTACATCAGTGGCTACCTCTGCATACTGATTACTGGCATTCAAGAATTTCCCGCTATCTGCTGATAATTGTTTCACGTCAAATCTCGGTACTGTTTCATACATTTGAGTAAACGTTGCTACGGACAGCAAAGAGTACCAAAGTTTTCCTAAGGGCAGAGAGTATAAGAAACTCATCAGCCATATAAATCtctagaaagaaaaagagagagagagaataatagTGCTTTTAAAGATTGCATTCATTcgtgagaaaaagaaaacatttgttTAGAACAAAATCatcattctaaatattaaaatgctctCATACACtcaaaaaaatactttactAATGTAGATAGATTTCTAGGTGTCACCACaaaaatttaacgttattttttgtatctgctaaaatattgtttgtcacatatagaatttatagtaacatttaacaatacttgttaaaaaatttagatctcATTGCCAATTAcacagtcaaattttataacgaGTATAATCGATTTTAACATGAATAGACAccagaaaattttctttctaaatttcacaaacagttcagatataaattctgtctctGTTATTTAGATTAGTTAAGTACCAAATATATATGCGATAGTTCATTTTCTACAGCCAAAAAATTTTGGCTATACTTGCAAGATTAATTTTTTGAGTGTATCCTACTGAATAATCTTCTATCTTATTCTAAATAAATCGTTTAACTCTTTTTTGAGTTGcaacgtaaaatatattaatttgagtaaaaacgtttattttaaattatataagatagAATTATCATTCTAAATAATAAGATACACATTAAACCAAggcaatattaatatatctataCTACACCATGCTCATGCGCGTGTAATTTTCCAAgtttacgtaaaaatataattgatttcattaaataataaaaaaagaaagataaaagataagataaataaagGAAGAGGTTTTCTCTTTCCTCTGTTGTTTCTTtacatttctttcatttttttgatgACTAGTCAGGCATGTACTTTTCAAGCGACAACGTGGCCTTGACAAATTCGGTCATGGGCGATGCACATTTCACATAATAAAACGCGCCAGCGAGAAGGCTGGAGAGATTCGAAGGACTCGTGTCGCTCGCGGAAACATGTATCTGGTAATAGAAATGGGCCACGCGACCGTTAAAAATATAACCGAAGAATGCAGGCTACATGTGCGGGACGTGTGTGCATCTTAATGCTGGCCGCGTGTTTAAATTCTAAAGCGACGCAGCAAAGCGATTATCGGTTATCTCTAGTACAACGCATGATACCATTGTGTTTTCTGAGAGGATGTATTTTGATAAAGCTcacgcaattaattttttacgaattaagaaataatattcatttattgaAGTCAGAACAGCGACGAGTATTGTCCGGCTTTCGGGCATTCTAAGAATGGGATGAAATGCTGATTCGCACAGCAATACAATTTGCAAAATAGTTAAAAACAAACAAGTAACGTTGTTAGATTCTTGCCTCACAAAAAGCATCAGCGgttaatgtaacataaataaataatacaaattcgTTGATAACAAATAATTAGAATGCAACTTAACAAATGATTGCCTAG
The Solenopsis invicta isolate M01_SB chromosome 16, UNIL_Sinv_3.0, whole genome shotgun sequence genome window above contains:
- the LOC105203528 gene encoding ADP-ribosylation factor-like protein 6-interacting protein 6 isoform X4; amino-acid sequence: MGRSRRSESPPRGENRCRVKLRNTTVENRCRCRSTGRSIRDATLFCFDYVLEAGLLTTMRISVFGGSLRAVASRLSDSGKFLNASNQYAEVATDVLATFYGKYGWLLKATMSGLVITGFTWFILYKDSSEPGVNPPSPFSPSKQRIRGSSRIQINYLVGVLNGILCFVYMCL
- the LOC105203528 gene encoding ADP-ribosylation factor-like protein 6-interacting protein 6 isoform X2, encoding MAITRTMTTTTTFEQRRMFDSTSLTNGNGTLAGIEKAAPASRFWAKIRVNEWTFSLMLFAFSLAIVLAKLYVNYADSGKFLNASNQYAEVATDVLATFYGKYGWLLKATMSGLVITGFTWFILYKDSSEPGVNPPSPFSPSKQRIRGSSRIQINYLVGVLNGILCFVYMCL
- the LOC105203528 gene encoding ADP-ribosylation factor-like protein 6-interacting protein 6 isoform X3 produces the protein MAITRTMTTTTTFEQRRMFDSTSLTNGNGTLAGIEKAAPASRFWAKIRVNEWTFSLMLFAFSLAIVLAKLYVNYDSGKFLNASNQYAEVATDVLATFYGKYGWLLKATMSGLVITGFTWFILYKDSSEPGVNPPSPFSPSKQRIRGSSRIQINYLVGVLNGILCFVYMCL
- the LOC105203528 gene encoding uncharacterized protein LOC105203528 isoform X1 — encoded protein: MAITRTMTTTTTFEQRRMFDSTSLTNGNGTLAGIEKAAPASRFWAKIRVNEWTFSLMLFAFSLAIVLAKLYVNYGKLWYSLLSVATFTQMYETVPRFDVKQLSADSGKFLNASNQYAEVATDVLATFYGKYGWLLKATMSGLVITGFTWFILYKDSSEPGVNPPSPFSPSKQRIRGSSRIQINYLVGVLNGILCFVYMCL